From the Deinococcus sonorensis KR-87 genome, the window TACGGCTCCATCTGCTGCATGGCGCTCAGCACGTTCTGCATGTGCTGGTCCAGCGGAATACCCAGTTCCTGGGCGCCCTGCTCCACTTCCTCGCGGTTGACACCGGCGGCAAAGGCGCGGTTGCGAAAGCGCTTGTTCAGGCTGGCGAACTCCAGCGCCTTCACGCTCTTGTCGGGGCGGATCAGCGCCGCCGCCTGCACCAGCCCGGTCAGCTCGTCCACCGCAAACAGCGTGCGGGCCAGCCGGCTTTCACGCGGCGTTCCCGTGTAGCTGGCGTGACCCATGATGGCGTCCAGCACGTCGGGCGTCACGTCGGTGTGCTCACGCAGGTACGTCACGCCCCAGGTGGGATGCTCCTGCGGATGCAGTTCGTAGTCGAAGTCGTGCAGCAGGCCGGTCACGGCGTACCGCTCCTCGTCCTCGCCGAAATGCCGGGCATACCAGCGCATCGCCGCCTCGACATTCAGCATGTGGCGCTGCAGGGAGACGCTGGGGGTATGCTGCACCATCAGTTGGTAGGCCTGGGCACGGTCCATGCGGCATTCTAAGCGGAAGCCGCCTGCCGGGTATTGCCTCCCCCACTGACTCAAGGGCAGTCAGCAGGCCGCCGTTCCCAAGCTCAGCCTGGGCCTATCCGTCCTCGTCTTCCGGGTCATGACGCGGGTGCTGCAGCTTGTGACGCTCGGCTGCATCATCGGTGGGCGACACGTTCTGCACCACGTCCCGGCCCGGCTCCGGCTCGTCCAGGCCGGAGATGACGATCCGCCGCTGCTCCTCGCTGTCGGGGCTGTCGGGGGCCCGCTGATGGTCAGTCATTCCCCGACTGTACGCCCCCGTTCCGGGTCATGCTGGACCCGGTTCAAAGTGTGCCGCGCATGTGCCGGAACCGGGCACGCTCTAGACTGGCCGGATGAGCCTGCCCCTTCCGCTGCTG encodes:
- a CDS encoding HD domain-containing protein: MDRAQAYQLMVQHTPSVSLQRHMLNVEAAMRWYARHFGEDEERYAVTGLLHDFDYELHPQEHPTWGVTYLREHTDVTPDVLDAIMGHASYTGTPRESRLARTLFAVDELTGLVQAAALIRPDKSVKALEFASLNKRFRNRAFAAGVNREEVEQGAQELGIPLDQHMQNVLSAMQQMEP